Proteins encoded within one genomic window of Balaenoptera ricei isolate mBalRic1 chromosome 10, mBalRic1.hap2, whole genome shotgun sequence:
- the LOC132373750 gene encoding LOW QUALITY PROTEIN: olfactory receptor 10P1 (The sequence of the model RefSeq protein was modified relative to this genomic sequence to represent the inferred CDS: inserted 1 base in 1 codon; substituted 1 base at 1 genomic stop codon) yields the protein MVSEQSEGGEEIKCLSSGQKFETLLLKDEDGWLISMYGGPLFWXVLLVYLATLLGNSLIILLTWASPTLHSPMYFFLRHLSMVELLYTTDIVPRTLTDLASLHPCTPCTIFFRGRAAQMYVFIVLGISECCLLTGMVYDRXAAICRSLHSSTLMSWRACMAMMGISWLMGIITATTHSFLIFTLPFPSRPIIPHFLCDILPVLRLASAGKHRSVISVMTATVVFIVVPFSLIVTSYARILGAILAMASTQSRRKVFSTCSSHLLVVFPFFGTASITYIWPWAGSSVTTDRILSLFYTVITPMLNPIIYTLRNKEVTRALQHMVKRQVPSP from the exons ATGGTGAGTGAGCAaagtgagggtggggaggagattAAGTGTCTGAGCAGTGGGCAGAAGTTTGAGACCCTTTTGCTTAAAGATGAAGATGGCTGGCTAATCTCCATGTATGGG GGCCCCCTCTTCT GGGTGCTTCTGGTCTACCTGGCCACCTTGCTGGGTAACTCTCTGATCATCCTTCTCACATGGGCCAGCCCTACCCTTCACTCGCCCATGTACTTCTTCCTGCGCCACCTCTCCATGGTGGAGCTCCTCTACACCACTGACATCGTGCCCAGGACCCTGACTGACCTGGCCTCCCTGCacccctgcaccccctgcaccaTCTTCTTCCGGGGCCGTGCAGCCCAGATGTATGTCTTCATTGTCCTGGGCATCTCAGAGTGCTGCCTGCTCACAGGAATGGTCTATGACCGCTAGGCTGCCATCTGCCGGTCCCTGCACTCCTCCACCCTCATGAGCTGGCGGGCCTGCATGGCCATGATGGGCATCTCCTGGCTCATGGGCATCATCACGGCAACCACTCATTCCTTCCTCATCTTCACCCTGCCTTTCCCCAGCCGCCCAATCATCCCACACTTCCTCTGTGACATCCTGCCAGTACTGAGGTTGGCAAGTGCTGGGAAGCACAGGAGCGTGATCTCTGTGATGACAGCCACCGTGGTCTTCATCGTCGTCCCCTTCTCTCTGATTGTCACTTCTTACGCCCGCATCTTGGGTGCCATCCTGGCAATGGCCTCCACCCAGAGCCGCCGCAAGGTCTTCTCCACCTGTTCCTCCCACCTGCTCGTGGTCTTCCCCTTCTTTGGAACGGCCAGCATCACCTACATCTGGCCCTGGGCAGGCTCCTCTGTTACCACAGACCGCATCCTCAGCCTCTTCTACACGGTCATCACCCCCATGCTCAACCCCATCATCTACACCCTTCGGAACAAGGAGGTGACAAGGGCCCTGCAGCACATGGTGAAGAGGCAGGTCCCCTCACCCTGA
- the LOC132372562 gene encoding LOW QUALITY PROTEIN: olfactory receptor 10P22-like (The sequence of the model RefSeq protein was modified relative to this genomic sequence to represent the inferred CDS: inserted 1 base in 1 codon) — protein sequence MAGGNVTAVTEFVLLGLSGSGSLXGPLLCGVLLVYRVTLLVNSLITLLTRADAALHLPMHFFLRHFSAAELLYTKTIVPRMLADLLSSGPTIPPTGCFTQLYFSLSVMAECGLLTAVANDRCAAVCRQLHHSTLMNQGTCVRMVGTSYHVGIITGTTHSIFIFTLPFPGANTIHHFLCDIPPVLRLASVSTFWGEVGNLALTRAFILTPFSLTVASYARILAIILGVATSQGHRKIFSTCSSHLLVVMLFFGTGTVAYMRPRAGSSQDGGQVLALFYTAVTPMFNPLVYTLRNKEVTGTMRRLVKRYVWSP from the exons ATGGCAGGTGGCAATGTCACAGCGGTAACTGAGTTTGTTTTGCTGGGGCTCTCAGGTTCTGGTTCCC CGGGCCCTCTGCTCTGTGGGGTGCTTCTGGTCTACCGGGTCACCTTGCTGGTAAACTCGCTGATCACCCTCCTCACACGGGCAGACGCTGCCCTGCACTTGCCCATGCACTTCTTCCTGCGCCACTTCTCTGCGGCGGAGCTCCTCTACACCAAGACCATCGTGCCCAGGATGCTGGCCGACCTCCTCTCCTCCGGCCCCACCATCCCGCCCACCGGCTGCTTCACCCAGCTGTACTTCTCGCTCTCTGTCATGGCTGAGTGCGGGCTGCTCACGGCCGTGGCCAATGACCGCTGTGCCGCCGTCTGCcggcagctgcatcactccaccCTGATGAACCAGGGAACGTGTGTGCGCATGGTGGGCACCTCCTACCACGTGGGCATCATCACCGGCACCACTCACTCCATCTTCATCTTCACTTTGCCTTTCCCTGGTGCCAACACCATCCATCACTTCCTGTGTGACATCCCACCTGTGCTGAGGCTGGCCAGCGTGAGCACCTTCTGGGGTGAAGTGGGCAATCTTGCCCTCACGAGGGCCTTTATCCTGACGCCCTTCTCACTGACTGTAGCCTCCTATGCCCGTATCCTTGCCATCATCCTTGGGGTCGCGACATCCCAGGGACATCGAAAAATCTTCTCTACCTGTTCCTCCCACCTACTTGTGGTCATGCTCTTTTTTGGGACGGGGACTGTTGCCTACATGAGGCCAAGGGCAGGCTCCTCCCAGGACGGGGGCCAGGTCCTTGCCCTCTTCTACACAGCTGTCACTCCCATGTTCAACCCTTTGGTCTACACTCTGAGAAACAAGGAGGTCACAGGGACAATGAGGCGGCTCGTGAAGAGATACGTCTGGAGCCCTTGA